From Candidatus Cloacimonadota bacterium, a single genomic window includes:
- a CDS encoding amidohydrolase family protein, whose product MKLFTNASLPTSSAALKKVNVLFDRSIIKISADEIVSEEEPEIIDLKGKILLPGAVEAHSHIIDSKKSMKDKLTLAGKAAIKGGWTTLAEMSYHTEEPIFETYNLKDLIKKLKGVIYTDMAFWAHVDVNDYPYYAESAQELWAKGVVGILLMTPSPNDAINAMSFTEIMDLFMDIYESDTEFAFQGFDVDSYSEYSYSSQMDGIKKVLRRMQENPIHIPRVSSFQIIEFINSISKRSDISFALNMTDLMHLLEPQAFPVRWQTDFADFQNEIFDLLRTNKIYMLSNCPGNENFPDELFRGNPVEQMEYSYLWVLSELWKKRKVPLATCLKMLSENPAKRLGIYPQKGCLNAGSDADFVIYNPNLTTSIASPNGTPIELAGAFEQVWLKGQLQSSKPSPKGEFIARSKSPKRRHNNSTWI is encoded by the coding sequence ATGAAACTATTTACAAATGCCTCCCTGCCCACTTCATCTGCCGCTTTAAAGAAAGTAAACGTTCTTTTCGATAGGTCAATAATCAAGATTTCTGCCGATGAGATTGTAAGCGAAGAAGAGCCCGAAATAATAGACCTCAAAGGGAAAATCCTCTTGCCTGGAGCGGTTGAGGCTCACAGCCATATTATCGATAGTAAAAAGTCTATGAAAGATAAGCTTACACTTGCTGGGAAGGCTGCTATTAAAGGCGGATGGACAACTTTGGCGGAAATGAGTTACCACACTGAGGAGCCTATCTTTGAAACTTATAACCTGAAAGATCTCATAAAAAAACTCAAAGGCGTAATCTATACGGACATGGCTTTTTGGGCTCATGTGGATGTAAACGACTATCCTTACTATGCAGAATCTGCTCAGGAGCTTTGGGCTAAAGGCGTCGTTGGCATTCTGCTAATGACACCCTCACCCAATGATGCCATTAACGCCATGAGCTTTACCGAGATAATGGATCTTTTTATGGATATCTACGAAAGCGATACAGAGTTTGCCTTTCAAGGTTTTGACGTAGATTCATATTCGGAATATTCTTACTCCTCACAGATGGATGGGATCAAAAAGGTATTGCGGAGAATGCAGGAAAACCCTATTCACATTCCCCGCGTTAGTTCATTTCAAATTATCGAGTTTATAAATTCAATCTCAAAACGTAGCGATATATCTTTTGCCCTGAATATGACAGATTTAATGCACCTTTTAGAACCTCAAGCTTTTCCGGTGCGATGGCAGACAGATTTTGCCGATTTTCAGAATGAAATCTTTGATCTGCTGCGCACTAACAAAATATACATGCTGTCAAACTGTCCTGGGAATGAGAACTTCCCCGACGAACTATTTAGGGGTAATCCAGTTGAACAGATGGAATATAGCTATTTGTGGGTGCTTTCAGAATTGTGGAAAAAACGTAAGGTCCCGCTTGCTACATGCCTAAAAATGTTGAGTGAGAATCCCGCAAAACGCTTGGGAATCTATCCTCAAAAAGGTTGTTTGAACGCTGGATCAGATGCGGATTTTGTGATCTATAATCCCAATCTTACTACTAGTATTGCCAGCCCCAACGGCACGCCAATTGAGCTTGCCGGAGCCTTTGAACAAGTCTGGCTAAAAGGGCAGCTCCAGTCTTCCAAACCATCTCCCAAGGGTGAGTTTATAGCACGCTCAAAATCACCCAAACGCCGCCATAACAACAGCACCTGGATATAA
- a CDS encoding TldD/PmbA family protein, with protein MEQKIKNIIAKLQSPDITYADVRITFTDFEDITFINGNLRNYSSSKESPALGIRVLMDGCFGFAGSRDLSERSIENMIKRAKLNATQGAKFLKERVSFPALMPTIAEYFHQPQIDPFKMPKQEKIDFLQKLADAIKPQGKIVHSYVSAEFECQEKYYANTEGSYSHTKVINTLPVMDVIAADGGQIQSRTWPGHMSAGRAGFELFNDQKFMQNTERIKKEAIDLLTAPVITEDRADIIIGGGHLALQLHESVGHATEADRIFGQEISYAGKTFVKPSMLGIFKYGSDILNIYSDSTDPRGMGYHPLDDEGVPGKKVDIIKDGILRDQQSSRHIAHKLGLQPSSNMKAAFADDFPLVRMTNLCIAPGKGNLNDLIQNTEHGYYLDFTKTWSIDDNRNNFQFTTEIGYKIKNGEIIGIVKEPTYFGITPQFWNACDAICGEEEWAFHSTFHCGKGEPGQIMRLSHGVAPARFKQINVSVKM; from the coding sequence ATGGAACAAAAGATAAAAAACATCATCGCCAAATTGCAAAGCCCGGATATTACTTATGCGGATGTTCGTATCACTTTTACGGATTTTGAAGATATTACTTTTATTAATGGCAACTTACGCAATTATAGCAGTTCGAAAGAATCTCCCGCACTGGGTATAAGAGTCCTGATGGATGGCTGTTTTGGTTTTGCGGGCTCGCGTGATCTTAGCGAGCGCTCAATTGAAAATATGATTAAAAGAGCCAAACTTAATGCTACGCAAGGTGCTAAATTTCTAAAAGAAAGAGTATCCTTTCCCGCATTGATGCCCACAATCGCAGAGTACTTCCATCAACCGCAGATAGATCCCTTCAAAATGCCCAAGCAGGAAAAAATAGACTTCTTACAAAAGCTTGCTGATGCCATTAAACCCCAAGGGAAAATAGTTCATTCTTATGTTTCCGCAGAGTTCGAATGTCAAGAAAAGTACTATGCCAATACGGAAGGCAGCTACAGTCATACTAAAGTTATTAATACTTTACCTGTAATGGATGTGATCGCAGCTGATGGCGGGCAGATTCAATCACGCACCTGGCCGGGTCATATGAGTGCTGGCAGAGCAGGATTTGAACTGTTTAATGATCAAAAATTCATGCAGAACACAGAACGCATCAAAAAAGAAGCCATAGACCTGTTAACCGCTCCGGTAATTACGGAAGATAGGGCTGATATTATTATTGGCGGCGGGCATTTGGCACTACAATTACATGAATCTGTTGGGCATGCCACCGAAGCTGACCGCATTTTTGGCCAGGAAATCTCGTATGCGGGCAAAACCTTTGTTAAGCCTTCGATGCTGGGGATTTTTAAATATGGCTCGGATATTCTTAATATCTACAGCGATAGTACCGATCCTCGTGGCATGGGTTATCATCCTCTGGATGATGAAGGGGTGCCAGGGAAAAAAGTTGACATCATTAAAGATGGCATCCTCAGAGATCAGCAAAGCTCTCGTCATATAGCTCATAAACTGGGCTTGCAACCTTCTTCAAACATGAAGGCTGCTTTTGCCGACGACTTCCCTTTGGTGCGGATGACTAATCTCTGTATTGCTCCTGGAAAGGGTAACCTGAATGATCTGATACAAAACACAGAACATGGCTACTATCTGGACTTTACGAAGACCTGGAGTATAGACGACAATCGTAACAATTTCCAGTTCACCACAGAGATTGGCTACAAGATTAAAAATGGCGAAATTATTGGAATTGTAAAAGAACCAACATACTTTGGAATCACTCCGCAATTCTGGAATGCCTGCGATGCCATCTGCGGCGAAGAAGAATGGGCATTTCACTCTACTTTCCATTGTGGCAAAGGAGAACCGGGACAGATCATGCGTCTCTCTCATGGAGTGGCTCCCGCAAGATTCAAACAAATAAATGTAAGCGTAAAGATGTAG
- a CDS encoding ketoacyl-ACP synthase III, producing MGNYYAKFSSFGSFAPAKILTNKDLEKMVETSDEWIRTRTGMVERHIASSEEAASDLAYQAAINAIEASKVKYKEIDAIIVATISGDHPFPSTACVLQKRLGLKGIPAFDVSAGCTGFIYACDVARQYIENGAATNILVLGVEILTKITNWTDRNTCVLFGDAAGAAIVSRAKPTDISRIIDSKIDADGSQGEYLIQLAGGSRLPASHETVDANQHTVYMEGNRIFKSAVKSMYAASDELLKRNHLSSGDLDWVIPHQANLRIIEALADKMKVPINKVIVNIHKYGNTSSATVPLAIDEAIRAKKIRRGDIMLLTSFGAGLTWGSILARY from the coding sequence ATGGGAAACTACTACGCAAAATTCTCGAGCTTTGGGAGCTTTGCTCCAGCTAAGATTCTTACAAACAAAGATCTTGAAAAAATGGTGGAAACATCCGATGAATGGATCCGTACACGCACCGGTATGGTGGAACGCCATATCGCAAGCTCGGAAGAAGCTGCCAGCGATCTTGCCTACCAAGCAGCAATTAATGCCATTGAAGCTTCTAAGGTGAAATATAAAGAGATTGATGCCATTATCGTTGCCACGATATCTGGAGACCATCCCTTCCCTTCAACGGCCTGTGTATTGCAAAAAAGACTTGGTTTGAAAGGTATTCCTGCCTTTGATGTATCCGCTGGTTGTACCGGCTTTATCTATGCTTGTGATGTTGCTCGCCAATATATTGAAAATGGGGCTGCAACGAATATTCTGGTGCTTGGCGTAGAAATTCTAACCAAAATCACTAATTGGACCGATCGCAATACTTGTGTGCTGTTTGGTGATGCCGCTGGGGCAGCCATCGTATCTAGGGCTAAGCCCACAGATATTTCCCGCATAATCGATAGCAAAATAGATGCAGATGGCTCTCAAGGTGAATATCTGATCCAGCTTGCCGGTGGATCTCGCTTGCCCGCCAGCCATGAAACCGTAGATGCCAATCAACATACAGTCTATATGGAAGGAAACCGCATCTTTAAGAGTGCCGTAAAATCGATGTACGCTGCTTCGGATGAATTGCTGAAACGCAATCATCTTAGTAGTGGAGATTTGGATTGGGTTATTCCTCATCAAGCTAATTTGCGCATCATTGAGGCTTTAGCCGACAAAATGAAGGTTCCAATAAATAAAGTTATCGTGAACATCCATAAGTATGGAAACACCTCATCTGCCACTGTTCCGCTGGCTATTGATGAAGCCATACGGGCAAAAAAGATTCGTCGCGGAGATATCATGCTGCTTACATCATTTGGAGCAGGTCTCACTTGGGGTAGCATTTTAGCCAGATATTAG
- the plsX gene encoding phosphate acyltransferase PlsX, translating to MRVALDAFGSDAAPLPEIEGAVLAIREELCQEIILVGDKQIISHELSKYYYDSARIKIEHASETIAMGDSAAASVRSKRDSSLVRTIALHKSGDADVAISAGNTGAMMSASLLTLGRMKNVLRPAIAGVFPTQKGHEIILDIGANVDCDAQNLMQFAIMGSKYFEYFFKVPKPRVSLLNIGEESAKGNQLSKEAHRLMAESKDIFFEGNIEGKDVLSGITDVIVCDGFVGNVMLKTIEGVGFSIFQILKEQINKDWVAKLGAILSYPVYSYIKRKLDHTEYGGALLVGLNGISVVSHGRSNAKAMKNAIRFGARIAESGFVENTRDYFERL from the coding sequence TTGCGCGTTGCGCTTGATGCTTTTGGTAGCGATGCGGCACCACTTCCTGAAATTGAGGGTGCCGTTCTTGCCATCAGAGAAGAATTATGCCAGGAGATAATACTGGTTGGAGATAAGCAGATAATATCTCATGAACTTAGCAAATACTACTACGATTCTGCCCGCATCAAAATTGAACATGCATCCGAAACGATTGCCATGGGAGACAGTGCTGCTGCATCTGTGCGCAGTAAGCGCGATTCATCTCTGGTGCGCACTATTGCTTTGCACAAATCCGGCGATGCAGATGTAGCAATTTCGGCAGGAAATACCGGTGCCATGATGAGTGCCTCGCTGCTTACTTTGGGCAGAATGAAGAACGTGTTAAGGCCGGCAATTGCTGGAGTATTCCCCACTCAAAAGGGACATGAAATCATTTTGGATATTGGCGCTAATGTAGATTGTGACGCACAAAATCTTATGCAATTTGCCATCATGGGATCCAAATATTTCGAATACTTCTTTAAAGTGCCCAAGCCACGAGTAAGCCTGCTAAACATAGGAGAAGAGAGCGCTAAGGGAAACCAATTATCCAAAGAAGCACATCGCTTAATGGCAGAGAGTAAGGATATATTTTTTGAGGGTAATATCGAAGGGAAAGATGTACTCTCCGGCATTACAGACGTGATAGTATGCGATGGTTTTGTGGGTAATGTAATGCTAAAAACCATTGAAGGAGTCGGGTTTTCTATCTTTCAAATCCTAAAGGAACAGATCAACAAAGATTGGGTTGCCAAATTGGGAGCGATCCTCTCCTACCCTGTTTATAGCTATATCAAAAGAAAGCTGGATCACACCGAATACGGCGGAGCCTTGTTGGTGGGATTAAACGGGATCTCAGTTGTGTCGCATGGACGCAGTAATGCCAAGGCGATGAAAAATGCGATTCGCTTCGGAGCACGCATAGCCGAATCTGGTTTTGTGGAAAACACAAGAGACTATTTTGAGAGGTTGTAA
- a CDS encoding TldD/PmbA family protein, producing the protein MYKNLLYLKAALEKHPELKYEIEQSDWETDFLRFYHSQTNYNISKNTQSIGCSLHKGKRQYSFEIDSPDPAKIDTALSEALSIIDSLPEDPDFVDVEDDKTLAPLRNITNNIKAISLEQKTSILGSLAKSAAEYDFELFGTFICNYIQNRIINSNEVDKSSTQSPIYLEVKAVHTKNQVTVLETFGGEDFILFDLEKFRARLIDKIVHASNPVIDVEPGEYEVILAPRCLAEFCHYLSYGMSAHALDQHSSYFEDKLGQQVFPAAISITDDPTDTEMIGKDYSSSGHIYKSLPLIKNGVFKAFLCNQYYHHKLGLPKNGNEASCLKIATGKSSLENMIASLKKGLYISSLHYMNFINPRETSLTGLTRDGTFLIENGKITAVVNNLRFTERISRILENVTELEQEAYTIPFSDNYGSFSISTSKAPHAKLSSFNISSSTKTI; encoded by the coding sequence ATGTACAAAAACCTGCTTTACCTCAAAGCAGCCCTGGAAAAGCATCCCGAATTGAAGTATGAAATTGAGCAATCGGATTGGGAGACGGATTTCCTGCGCTTTTACCATAGTCAAACCAATTACAATATTAGCAAAAATACCCAAAGCATAGGTTGCTCTTTGCATAAAGGGAAAAGGCAATATAGCTTTGAAATCGACAGCCCGGATCCAGCAAAGATTGATACAGCTCTTTCTGAGGCTTTGTCAATCATCGATTCTCTGCCGGAAGACCCAGACTTTGTGGATGTGGAGGATGACAAAACCCTCGCTCCCTTGCGCAACATAACAAACAACATCAAAGCGATCAGTCTGGAGCAGAAAACTAGCATCTTGGGCTCTCTGGCTAAAAGTGCAGCAGAGTATGATTTTGAGCTGTTTGGCACCTTTATTTGCAATTACATCCAAAATCGCATCATCAACAGTAATGAAGTAGACAAATCTTCTACTCAGTCTCCCATCTATTTAGAGGTGAAGGCCGTGCATACCAAGAATCAGGTTACTGTGTTAGAAACTTTTGGTGGTGAAGATTTTATCCTTTTTGATCTGGAGAAGTTCCGTGCTCGACTAATAGACAAAATAGTGCATGCCTCAAATCCGGTGATCGACGTTGAGCCCGGAGAATACGAGGTAATTTTAGCGCCTCGCTGCCTGGCGGAATTTTGTCATTATCTCAGTTATGGCATGAGCGCCCATGCTTTGGATCAACACAGCAGTTATTTTGAGGATAAATTGGGACAACAGGTGTTCCCTGCAGCTATTAGCATTACCGATGATCCCACAGATACCGAAATGATTGGAAAGGATTATAGCTCATCGGGGCACATCTACAAAAGCCTTCCGCTTATTAAAAATGGAGTATTTAAAGCCTTCCTCTGCAATCAATACTACCATCATAAGCTGGGACTACCCAAGAATGGGAACGAAGCATCTTGTCTCAAGATTGCTACCGGGAAAAGCAGTTTGGAAAATATGATTGCTTCGCTAAAGAAAGGTTTATACATCTCAAGTTTGCACTATATGAACTTCATAAATCCACGGGAAACCTCACTCACGGGACTTACCAGAGATGGCACTTTCTTGATTGAGAATGGCAAAATTACTGCTGTGGTGAACAATCTGCGCTTCACGGAGCGCATATCACGCATTCTGGAAAACGTGACCGAGCTGGAACAAGAAGCTTACACCATCCCCTTTTCCGATAATTATGGCAGCTTTTCGATAAGTACTTCGAAAGCTCCCCATGCAAAATTGTCGAGCTTCAATATAAGTTCTTCCACCAAAACTATTTAG
- a CDS encoding MlaD family protein: MNYKLKHTRKIVLAFIIIPVVVLILTVVSIAIRQNMFEKRFHFRTDLENAIGVSAQTPVLFKGFEIGRVDRFELSDDGKIEVDFYVLKRYRHLMVESSVIYRTTIPIANKTSLEYVRSQSETSLLEEGGYIPSTDFPEGRSLLKVLSPKSSDPIAMIVENIGLLTTEINKDDNADKGVLMRILVNAANAAEKADITLDLLNQNLRELNKITANLNSDHNPDAGVVLRIVNNIADISESISGQTAAIEQLISTANLAASNYANPDSLILKMLDPQGDVLIAPLSSSLYALSGSLQETEKILGSLSRSNPELLLMINNLNEVLEKANKTLEALNNNPLLRKGITPSKIRAFSPEGRIGEVPSEN; encoded by the coding sequence ATGAATTATAAGCTAAAACACACTCGAAAGATAGTCCTTGCTTTCATCATCATACCGGTGGTGGTGCTAATCTTAACCGTCGTATCTATTGCGATTCGGCAGAATATGTTCGAAAAGCGCTTTCATTTTCGCACCGATCTGGAAAATGCCATAGGTGTATCTGCGCAGACCCCTGTATTGTTTAAGGGTTTCGAGATAGGCCGCGTGGATCGGTTTGAGCTTAGTGATGACGGTAAAATTGAAGTGGATTTTTATGTTCTAAAACGCTATCGCCATCTCATGGTAGAATCCAGCGTGATCTATCGCACCACGATTCCTATTGCCAATAAGACCTCTTTAGAGTATGTTCGCTCACAATCAGAAACCAGTTTATTGGAAGAAGGAGGCTATATTCCTTCAACTGATTTTCCGGAAGGAAGGTCGTTACTAAAGGTACTTTCGCCCAAAAGTAGTGATCCCATAGCGATGATTGTGGAAAACATCGGGTTGCTTACAACCGAGATCAACAAAGACGATAATGCCGATAAAGGCGTCTTGATGAGAATATTGGTAAATGCGGCTAATGCGGCGGAAAAAGCTGATATTACGTTAGATTTGCTAAATCAGAATTTGCGTGAATTGAACAAGATTACGGCAAACCTAAATAGTGATCACAATCCAGATGCTGGAGTGGTACTGCGCATTGTAAACAATATTGCCGATATAAGTGAAAGTATCTCTGGGCAAACGGCAGCTATCGAGCAACTGATTTCCACAGCCAATCTTGCTGCCTCAAATTATGCTAATCCCGATAGTTTAATTCTTAAGATGCTTGATCCCCAAGGAGATGTGTTGATAGCTCCTCTCAGCTCATCGCTGTATGCTCTTAGTGGTTCATTGCAGGAGACAGAAAAGATCTTGGGTAGCCTTTCCCGCTCCAATCCAGAATTATTATTAATGATAAACAATCTGAATGAGGTATTGGAGAAGGCAAACAAAACTCTTGAAGCTTTGAATAACAATCCGCTTCTACGCAAAGGGATAACTCCCTCAAAAATTCGCGCATTTTCCCCAGAGGGTAGAATTGGCGAGGTGCCGAGTGAAAACTAA
- the rpmF gene encoding 50S ribosomal protein L32: MAVPKRKTSKIRRDKRRTHDALRAPSFSTCQKCGEPTRSHHVCDNCGTYSGKQILAVKE; encoded by the coding sequence ATGGCAGTACCGAAGAGAAAGACTTCAAAAATCCGCAGAGATAAGCGTAGAACGCATGATGCCTTAAGAGCACCGAGCTTTAGCACTTGTCAGAAATGTGGGGAGCCTACTCGTTCTCACCATGTGTGTGATAACTGCGGCACCTACAGTGGTAAGCAAATTTTAGCTGTTAAGGAATAG
- a CDS encoding enoyl-ACP reductase: protein MNMKGKKALVLGIANKHSIAYGIAKKLKEEGVEIAIGYAGHALAKRVHPIAEELGVDLVYECDLSKDNDIKNMMSLLAEVWDGLDYVVHSVAYAPSSDLNIPFHHISRHGFLTAMDISVYSLTAVAREAEILMNPGSSIITLSYYGAQKVVPNYGVMGVAKAALESTVRYLAHSLGEKGIRINAISAGPIRTLSSSAIGGVSQMQKRIEKTAPLSRNIELEDIAKTALYLLSDLASGVTGDIVFVDAGSSIMAY from the coding sequence ATGAATATGAAAGGTAAAAAAGCCCTGGTTTTGGGAATTGCAAATAAACACAGCATTGCTTACGGAATAGCCAAAAAGCTTAAAGAAGAAGGGGTCGAAATAGCTATCGGCTATGCCGGACATGCATTAGCAAAAAGAGTACACCCCATTGCCGAAGAATTAGGCGTGGATTTGGTGTATGAATGTGATCTCAGTAAAGACAATGATATCAAAAACATGATGAGCCTATTAGCCGAGGTTTGGGATGGATTGGATTATGTGGTACATAGCGTTGCCTATGCTCCTTCCAGCGATCTGAATATTCCATTTCACCATATCAGTCGGCATGGCTTTCTAACGGCAATGGATATATCGGTATATTCGCTTACTGCTGTGGCAAGAGAAGCGGAAATATTGATGAATCCAGGCTCTTCAATAATTACCTTATCTTATTACGGCGCACAAAAGGTAGTTCCAAACTATGGAGTTATGGGGGTAGCTAAGGCTGCCTTAGAATCTACTGTGCGCTATCTTGCCCATAGTCTGGGAGAAAAAGGCATCCGCATTAATGCCATTTCGGCAGGACCCATCAGAACCTTGTCTTCATCGGCGATTGGCGGAGTATCTCAGATGCAAAAACGTATCGAAAAAACAGCCCCCCTCTCCCGTAATATTGAACTGGAGGATATTGCTAAAACAGCCCTGTATCTGCTTTCAGATTTGGCTTCCGGAGTAACCGGAGACATTGTCTTTGTGGATGCGGGAAGCTCGATTATGGCATATTAG